In Clostridium sp. DL-VIII, the following proteins share a genomic window:
- a CDS encoding YvrJ family protein produces the protein MEVNELVNLIVNNGFPVAVSAYLLIRLEKQIVSLSNSINKLNTIISAKLGVALDVDSSDDPHKVA, from the coding sequence ATGGAAGTCAATGAATTAGTTAATTTAATAGTTAATAATGGTTTTCCTGTTGCTGTATCAGCTTATTTGCTCATTCGCTTGGAAAAACAAATTGTTAGCTTATCAAATTCAATTAATAAATTAAATACCATAATATCAGCAAAGCTTGGAGTAGCTCTAGATGTAGATTCTAGTGATGATCCTCATAAAGTAGCTTGA